A part of Miscanthus floridulus cultivar M001 chromosome 6, ASM1932011v1, whole genome shotgun sequence genomic DNA contains:
- the LOC136458340 gene encoding bidirectional sugar transporter SWEET2a-like isoform X1, translated as MDWAAPALTSFVADSSSFRHLCCYGAGIAGNVFAFVLFISPLPTFKRIVRNGSTEQFSAMPYIYSLLNCLICMWYGLPFVSYGVVLVATVNSIGAVFQLAYTAVFIAFADAKQRLKVSALLAAVFVVFGLIVFVSLTLLDHTTRQMFVGYLSVASLIFMFASPLSIINLVIRTKSVEYMPFYLSLSMFLMSASFFGYGVLLRDFFIYIPNGIGTILGIVQLMLYAYFRKGSSEAARLPLLVTHT; from the exons ATGGATTGGGCTGCTCCGGCATTGACGAGCTTCGTCGCCGACTCGTCGTCCTTCCGCCACCTCTGCTGCTACGGCGCCGGAATCGCAG GAAACGTCTTCGCCTTCGTGCTCTTCATCTCCCCACT CCCCACATTCAAGCGGATCGTCCGGAACGGGTCCACGGAGCAGTTCTCGGCCATGCCGTACATCTACTCGCTGCTCAACTGCCTCATCTGCATGTGGTACGGCCTCCCCTTCGTCTCCTACGGCGTCGTCCTCGTCGCCACCGTCAACTCCATCGGCGCCGTCTTCCAGCTCGCCTACACCGCCGTCTTCATCGCCTTCGCCGACGCCAAGCAGAGG CTGAAGGTCTCTGCTCTCCTAGCCGCCGTCTTTGTGGTGTTCGGACTGATTGTGTTTGTTAGTTTGACTTTGTTGGATCACACAACCCGGCAGATGTTCGTCGGATATCTCAGCGTCGCATCCCTCATATTCATGTTCGCGTCCCCCTTGTCAATCATC AATCTGGTCATCAGGACGAAGAGCGTGGAGTACATGCCCTTCTACTTGTCATTATCTATGTTTCTGATGAGTGCATCATTCTTCGGATACGGAGTGCTGCTGCGTGATTTCTTCATATAT ATTCCAAATGGTATTGGAACCATACTGGGTATCGTGCAGTTGATGCTGTATGCCTACTTCAGAAAAGGATCAAGCGAGGCAGCCAGGCTGCCATTGCTAGTCACACATACATGA
- the LOC136458340 gene encoding bidirectional sugar transporter SWEET2a-like isoform X2 — MDWAAPALTSFVADSSSFRHLCCYGAGIAGNVFAFVLFISPLPTFKRIVRNGSTEQFSAMPYIYSLLNCLICMWYGLPFVSYGVVLVATVNSIGAVFQLAYTAVFIAFADAKQRLKVSALLAAVFVVFGLIVFVSLTLLDHTTRQMFVGYLSVASLIFMFASPLSIIDLLMNDPNSFRYCLAESGHQDEERGVHALLLVIIYVSDECIILRIRSAAA, encoded by the exons ATGGATTGGGCTGCTCCGGCATTGACGAGCTTCGTCGCCGACTCGTCGTCCTTCCGCCACCTCTGCTGCTACGGCGCCGGAATCGCAG GAAACGTCTTCGCCTTCGTGCTCTTCATCTCCCCACT CCCCACATTCAAGCGGATCGTCCGGAACGGGTCCACGGAGCAGTTCTCGGCCATGCCGTACATCTACTCGCTGCTCAACTGCCTCATCTGCATGTGGTACGGCCTCCCCTTCGTCTCCTACGGCGTCGTCCTCGTCGCCACCGTCAACTCCATCGGCGCCGTCTTCCAGCTCGCCTACACCGCCGTCTTCATCGCCTTCGCCGACGCCAAGCAGAGG CTGAAGGTCTCTGCTCTCCTAGCCGCCGTCTTTGTGGTGTTCGGACTGATTGTGTTTGTTAGTTTGACTTTGTTGGATCACACAACCCGGCAGATGTTCGTCGGATATCTCAGCGTCGCATCCCTCATATTCATGTTCGCGTCCCCCTTGTCAATCATC GACCTTTTGATGAATGATCCAAATTCGTTCCGTTATTGTTTGGCAGAATCTGGTCATCAGGACGAAGAGCGTGGAGTACATGCCCTTCTACTTGTCATTATCTATGTTTCTGATGAGTGCATCATTCTTCGGATACGGAGTGCTGCTGCGTGA